A section of the Passer domesticus isolate bPasDom1 chromosome 17, bPasDom1.hap1, whole genome shotgun sequence genome encodes:
- the TMEM119 gene encoding transmembrane protein 119 isoform X1, producing the protein MSPHLSASHRSPAGILGMGSAMGTWLLLLVLLVAAPAEAAAPRHRPVLPDTAGSGDGDEASATLPAQPVTPRISPTVGDAPGTTVTNSSAPGVLDGLVDFFKEYLLLVVVVGSLSFVLLFIICAAVIVRQKHKASAYYPSSFPKKKYVDERDKAGGVRAFSEVPEKSPEAGAEEPLDGGRQLQADILAAAQNLKSPHKAPLANGAQGEQNSPQEEEEEEEEGKKKEGGEQPKPAAQNPGAGEAASAGSKETPDAPQDGSQAPSGI; encoded by the coding sequence ATGTCCCCCCACCTCTCTGCATCCCACAGGTCTCCTGCAGGAATCCTGGGAATGGGCTCAGCCATGGGCACGTGGTTGCTGCtcttggtgctgctggtggcGGCCCCGGCagaggcggcggcgccgcggcACCGCCCGGTGCTGCCGGACACGGCGGGCAGCGGGGACGGGGACGAGGCGTCAGCCACGCTGCCCGCCCAGCCCGTGACCCCCCGCATCAGCCCCACCGTGGGGGACGCGCCGGGGACCACGGTGACCAACAGCTCGGCTCCGGGCGTGCTGGACGGGCTGGTGGACTTCTTCAAGGAgtacctgctgctggtggtggtggtgggctCGCTGTCCTTCGTCCTCCTCTTCATCATCTGCGCCGCCGTCATCGTCCGGCAGAAGCACAAGGCCTCTGCCTACTACCCCTCCTCCTTTCCCAAGAAGAAATACGTGGACGAGCGGGACAAGGCGGGGGGAGTGCGGGCGTTCAGCGAGGTGCCCGAGAAAAGCCCCGAGGCGGGCGCGGAGGAGCCGCTGGACGGCGGCCGGCAGCTCCAGGCGGATatcctggctgctgcccagaaCCTCAAATCCCCCCACAAGGCACCGCTGGCCAACGGGGCCCAGGGCGAGCAGAATTCCcctcaggaggaggaggaggaagaggaggaaggaaagaagaaggaGGGGGGTGAGCAACCCAAGCCCGCTGCCCAAAATCCAGGCGCGGGGGAAGCGGCGAGCGCAGGAAGCAAGGAGACccctgatgcaccccaggatggCTCCCAGGCTCCCTCTGGAATCTGA
- the ISCU gene encoding iron-sulfur cluster assembly enzyme ISCU: protein MAALRAAGAALLRPRAGPAPAALGYHKKVVDHYENPRNVGSLDRNAKNVGTGLVGAPACGDVMKLQVEVDENGKIVDARFKTFGCGSAIASSSLATEWVKGKTVDEALKIKNTDIAKELCLPPVKLHCSMLAEDAIKAALADYKLKQDSNKEPDKKADSA, encoded by the exons ATGGCGGCGCtgagggcggcgggggcggcgctgctgcggccccgggccgggccggctccgGCCGCGCTGGGCTACCACAAGAAG GTGGTGGATCACTACGAGAACCCGCGCAACGTCGGCTCCCTCGACCGCAACGCCAAGAACGTGGGCACCGGCCTGGTGGGCGCCCCGGCCTGCGGCGACGTCATGAAGCTGCAG GTGGAAGTGGACGAGAACGGCAAGATCGTGGACGCCCGTTTCAAAACGTTCGGCTGCGGCTCGGCCATCGCCTCCAGCTCGCTGGCCACGGAGTGGGTCAAAGGGAAAACG GTTGATGAAGCGCTGAAAATCAAGAACACAGACATTGCCAAGGAACTCTGCCTTCCCCCTGTCAAGCTGCACTGCTCCA tGCTGGCTGAAGACGCCATCAAGGCTGCCTTGGCCGATTACAAACTGAAGCAGGATTCAAACAAAGAACCCGACAAAAAAGCCGACAGCGCCTGA
- the TMEM119 gene encoding transmembrane protein 119 isoform X2, whose product MGSAMGTWLLLLVLLVAAPAEAAAPRHRPVLPDTAGSGDGDEASATLPAQPVTPRISPTVGDAPGTTVTNSSAPGVLDGLVDFFKEYLLLVVVVGSLSFVLLFIICAAVIVRQKHKASAYYPSSFPKKKYVDERDKAGGVRAFSEVPEKSPEAGAEEPLDGGRQLQADILAAAQNLKSPHKAPLANGAQGEQNSPQEEEEEEEEGKKKEGGEQPKPAAQNPGAGEAASAGSKETPDAPQDGSQAPSGI is encoded by the coding sequence ATGGGCTCAGCCATGGGCACGTGGTTGCTGCtcttggtgctgctggtggcGGCCCCGGCagaggcggcggcgccgcggcACCGCCCGGTGCTGCCGGACACGGCGGGCAGCGGGGACGGGGACGAGGCGTCAGCCACGCTGCCCGCCCAGCCCGTGACCCCCCGCATCAGCCCCACCGTGGGGGACGCGCCGGGGACCACGGTGACCAACAGCTCGGCTCCGGGCGTGCTGGACGGGCTGGTGGACTTCTTCAAGGAgtacctgctgctggtggtggtggtgggctCGCTGTCCTTCGTCCTCCTCTTCATCATCTGCGCCGCCGTCATCGTCCGGCAGAAGCACAAGGCCTCTGCCTACTACCCCTCCTCCTTTCCCAAGAAGAAATACGTGGACGAGCGGGACAAGGCGGGGGGAGTGCGGGCGTTCAGCGAGGTGCCCGAGAAAAGCCCCGAGGCGGGCGCGGAGGAGCCGCTGGACGGCGGCCGGCAGCTCCAGGCGGATatcctggctgctgcccagaaCCTCAAATCCCCCCACAAGGCACCGCTGGCCAACGGGGCCCAGGGCGAGCAGAATTCCcctcaggaggaggaggaggaagaggaggaaggaaagaagaaggaGGGGGGTGAGCAACCCAAGCCCGCTGCCCAAAATCCAGGCGCGGGGGAAGCGGCGAGCGCAGGAAGCAAGGAGACccctgatgcaccccaggatggCTCCCAGGCTCCCTCTGGAATCTGA